Proteins from one Nicotiana tabacum cultivar K326 chromosome 23, ASM71507v2, whole genome shotgun sequence genomic window:
- the LOC107815425 gene encoding putative WRKY transcription factor 53, giving the protein MDCGFNWEYNSLINELTQGMGHAKQLRAYFSSAASSCSSNKIQELHLHMQMILSSFENSLSILKWTGSITQTPQLVVAPPISNVALESSFSVDESPKTVDLNGNFKENDQDLRYVSKKRKQLPTWTEQVRVSAENGFEGPTDDGYSWRKYGQKDILGAKYPRSYYRCTYRLMQNCWATKQVQRSDDDPTLFEITYKGSHTCNQAFNSAHTTSSEKHEFKKQANNPKIVQSNQMLANLQANLRVNTNDLDKKETTCSFPFSPTFSGFVDENLHFQVSQVDDNLVGGYSPSFISPTTPESSYFSLRSCQMNGSQRIHSLHNSESDLPDLFSANTSSTSSPIVGLEFPLEHVELDPNFPFDNSEFFR; this is encoded by the exons atgGATTGTGGTTTCAATTGGGAATACAATTCATTGATCAATGAATTAACACAAGGGATGGGACATGCTAAGCAACTAAGAGCATATTTCAGCTCTGCagcttcttcttgttcttctaataaAATTCAAGAATTGCATTTGCATATGCAAAtgattctttcttcttttgagaATTCTCTGTCAATTCTCAAATGGACTGGTTCAATAACACAAACCCCACAACTTGTAGTAGCACCACCTATATCAAATGTTGCACTTGAATCTTCTTTTTCTGTTGATGAAAGTCCTAAAACTGTTGACTTGAATGGAAATTTCAAAGAGAATGATCAGGACCTAAGATATGTTTCAAAGAAGAG AAAACAGTTGCCAACATGGACAGAACAAGTCAGAGTTAGTGCAGAGAATGGATTTGAAGGGCCTACTGATGATGGATATAGTTGGAGAAAGTATGGACAAAAAGACATTCTTGGTGCTAAATATCCCAG GAGTTACTACAGATGCACATATCGACTAATGCAAAATTGTTGGGCAACAAAGCAAGTGCAAAGATCTGATGATGACCCTACACTATTTGAAATCACATACAAAGGTTCACATACTTGTAACCAAGCTTTTAACTCTGCACATACAACATCATCAGAGAAACATGAATTCAAGAAACAAGCCAACAATCCAAAAATAGTACAATCGAACCAGATGCTCGCCAACTTACAAGCAAATTTAAGAGTGAATACTAATGACTTGGACAAGAAGGAGACAACATGTTCTTTCCCATTTTCACCTACATTCTCTGGTTTCGTAGACGAAAATCTGCATTTTCAAGTGTCACAAGTTGATGACAATTTGGTAGGAGGTTATTCGCCGTCATTTATCTCTCCCACAACCCCAGAATCAAGCTACTTCTCATTACGAAGCTGCCAAATGAATGGTTCGCAACGAATCCACAGCTTACATAATTCAGAATCAGATCTTCCTGATTTATTCTCTGCCAACACTTCATCAACAAGCTCTCCAATTGTAGGCTTGGAGTTTCCACTTGAACATGTGGAGTTAGATCCAAATTTCCCATTTGATAACTCAGAATTTTTCAGATAA